The following coding sequences are from one Candidatus Margulisiibacteriota bacterium window:
- a CDS encoding Dam family site-specific DNA-(adenine-N6)-methyltransferase, whose translation MVALTRQTDAYIKSPLNYIGGKYKILNQILPLFPEKIDTFVDLFAGGCNVGVNVNAGTIYCNDNLIYLIDMYSEFQSETLTDIMNHIENRIADLDLSLTNETGYKKLRQIYNQEKNPLDLFVLIAYSFNHQIRFNSDHEFNNPFGRERSCFNPKMRENLERFVMRLKTLNMIFTNKCFNEFDLSFLSENDFVYCDPPYLITTGSYNDGKRGFTGWSEKEELALLNILDKLNKQNVKFALSNVLTHKGKVNDLLKNWLNSNSDYQVNYLDFNYSNSSYHTIIRDKDASEEVLITNYQPTKISNNLSLFDVALV comes from the coding sequence ATGGTTGCACTTACTAGACAAACAGATGCTTATATCAAATCTCCGCTAAATTACATTGGCGGCAAATATAAGATTCTGAATCAAATACTGCCCTTGTTTCCAGAAAAAATTGATACTTTTGTTGATTTGTTTGCTGGCGGTTGTAATGTTGGAGTAAACGTTAATGCCGGCACTATTTATTGTAACGATAATCTGATTTATTTAATTGACATGTATTCAGAGTTTCAGAGTGAAACTCTAACCGATATAATGAATCACATTGAAAACAGAATTGCCGATCTTGATTTATCGTTGACCAATGAAACTGGTTATAAAAAATTACGACAAATATATAACCAGGAAAAAAATCCTTTAGACTTATTTGTGCTTATTGCCTATTCGTTTAACCATCAAATCCGGTTTAATAGCGACCATGAATTTAATAATCCATTTGGCAGAGAAAGAAGTTGTTTTAATCCTAAAATGCGTGAAAATTTGGAACGGTTTGTTATGCGGTTGAAAACACTAAACATGATTTTCACAAACAAATGTTTTAATGAATTTGACTTATCTTTCTTGAGCGAAAATGATTTTGTGTATTGCGATCCTCCGTATTTAATTACTACCGGCAGTTATAATGACGGCAAAAGAGGCTTTACCGGCTGGTCTGAAAAAGAAGAATTAGCGTTGTTAAATATATTAGATAAATTAAACAAACAAAATGTTAAATTTGCTCTATCCAATGTCTTAACACACAAAGGTAAGGTCAACGACTTGCTGAAAAACTGGTTAAATAGTAATTCGGATTATCAAGTAAATTATCTGGACTTTAATTATTCTAATTCAAGTTACCACACAATAATCAGGGATAAGGATGCAAGTGAAGAAGTTTTAATAACTAATTATCAGCCGACAAAGATTTCAAATAACCTTTCTCTTTTTGATGTTGCCCTTGTTTGA
- the rodA gene encoding rod shape-determining protein RodA, with the protein MDIFRSGYSPWRNFDWRLFLAGLFLSLLGLLTVAATHNPAQLKRQIISLLVGLILFGVVSALDFRKFNRAAEILFGLAVFLLIVVLNLGQTVYGAQRWINLAGFTFQPAELAKLSMIFMLAKFFAQRQGKLDTIFAILPGFVLVGAPFFLIYKQPDLGSAVVLVVIFFLMAYWAGMKFSRLFMLTSPLLSILALYALPVYPLLSWGIYLALIFTALWLLHFPLLDSAIYFGLNFFSGLFSAFFWRSLSLYQRNRILSFINPDIDPLARGLRYHTAKSVIAVGSGGWGGKGYLQGSLTNLQYIPQQHTDFIFSVIGEEFGFWGSALTVILLFYLLNRLYVIARQSDDDFGRYLTVGILAFLGFQIFINIAMNIGLAPVVGLPLPFVSYGGTALIISWLSLGLAQSVCLHQRAIEL; encoded by the coding sequence ATGGATATTTTTCGTTCCGGCTACAGTCCCTGGCGCAATTTTGACTGGCGTTTGTTTTTGGCCGGCTTGTTTTTATCTTTGCTGGGACTGCTGACCGTGGCCGCGACGCACAATCCCGCGCAGCTCAAACGCCAGATAATTTCTCTGCTGGTCGGCCTGATTTTATTCGGCGTGGTGTCCGCGCTGGACTTCCGCAAATTCAACCGCGCCGCGGAAATTTTATTCGGCCTGGCGGTGTTTCTCCTGATCGTGGTTTTAAATCTGGGACAGACGGTTTACGGGGCACAGCGCTGGATCAATCTGGCCGGTTTTACTTTTCAGCCCGCCGAGCTGGCCAAACTCTCGATGATCTTTATGCTGGCCAAATTTTTTGCCCAGCGGCAGGGCAAGCTGGATACGATTTTTGCTATTTTGCCCGGTTTTGTGCTGGTCGGCGCGCCGTTTTTTCTGATCTACAAACAGCCTGATCTCGGCTCGGCGGTGGTGCTGGTGGTGATCTTTTTTCTGATGGCTTACTGGGCTGGCATGAAATTTTCGCGGCTTTTCATGCTGACCTCGCCGCTTTTGAGCATTTTGGCTCTTTACGCTTTGCCGGTTTATCCGCTGCTGTCCTGGGGGATTTATCTGGCGCTGATCTTTACCGCGCTCTGGCTGCTACATTTTCCGCTGCTGGATTCGGCGATCTATTTTGGCCTCAACTTTTTTTCCGGCCTCTTCTCGGCGTTTTTTTGGCGCAGCCTTTCGCTCTATCAGCGTAACCGCATTCTTTCCTTTATCAATCCCGACATCGATCCGCTGGCGCGCGGCCTGCGTTATCACACGGCCAAATCGGTGATCGCGGTGGGCAGCGGCGGTTGGGGGGGCAAGGGTTACCTACAGGGCTCGCTGACCAATCTGCAGTATATTCCCCAGCAGCACACGGATTTTATTTTTTCCGTCATCGGCGAGGAATTTGGTTTTTGGGGTTCGGCGCTGACCGTGATCTTGCTGTTTTATTTATTGAACCGGCTTTACGTGATCGCCCGGCAGTCTGACGATGATTTTGGGCGCTACCTAACGGTCGGTATTCTGGCGTTTTTAGGTTTTCAAATCTTTATCAATATTGCCATGAATATCGGTCTCGCGCCGGTGGTCGGCCTGCCCCTGCCATTCGTTTCTTACGGCGGCACGGCGCTGATCATTTCCTGGCTGAGCCTGGGTCTGGCGCAGTCAGTTTGCCTGCACCAGCGCGCGATCGAATTGTAG